A portion of the Platichthys flesus chromosome 7, fPlaFle2.1, whole genome shotgun sequence genome contains these proteins:
- the adrm1 gene encoding proteasomal ubiquitin receptor ADRM1 isoform X1, whose translation MSSGALFPSLASGTRGSSSKYLVEFRAGKMTLKGNVVTPDKRKGTVYVQQSDDSLIHFCWKDRTNANVDDDLIIFPDDCEFKRVSQCTTGRVYVLKFKAGSKRLFFWMQEPKTDKDEENCRKVNEYLNNPPIPGAPGSGGGSGHELSALGGEGGLQNLLGNMSHNQLMQLIGPTGLGGLGGLGALAGPGLANLLGGGGPATSSSSSSSRSQSAAATPSSGGAPRLSSSQAPTTPVTPAASAVSPTTVAPSTPASAQTPLVPASVGSPGSHQPIQLSDLQSILATMNAATASAPGSAVDLASVCTPEMMAPILTNAEVQQRLLPFLPSGESLLQSAEEIPNTLNSPQFQQSMSMFSSALASGQLGPLMTQFGLPAGAVDAANRGDVEAFASAMQSSKGDSKDKKEDDEDMSLD comes from the exons ATGTCGTCAGGTGCTCTCTTTCCCAGTCTGGCCAGTGGCACCAGAGGAAGCTCCAGCAAGTATCTGGTGGAGTTCCGAGCCGGTAAAATGACCCTGAAGGGAAACGTGGTGACGCCGGACAAACGCAAGGGCACGGTGTACGTCCAGCAGTCGGACGACTCGCTGATCCACTTCTGCTGGAAGGACAGGACCAATGCCAACGTGGATGAT GACCTGATCATCTTCCCTGATGACTGTGAATTTAAGCGTGTGAGCCAGTGCACCACGGGACGCGTCTATGTGCTGAAGTTCAAAGCCGGATCCAAGAGACTGTTCTTCTGGATGCag GAGCCGAAGACGGACAAGGACGAGGAGAACTGCCGTAAGGTGAACGAGTACCTGAACAACCCCCCCATTCCCGGGGCGCCAGGCAGCGGGGGGGGCAGTGGCCATGAACTCTCAGcgctgggaggagagggaggcctGCAAAACCTACTGGGAAATATGAGCCACAACCAGCTGATGCAGCTGATTGGACCAACCGGACTGGGTGGACTGG GAGGCCTGGGAGCTCTAGCAGGACCAGGACTCGCCAACCTGCTGGGCGGGGGGGGACCGGCTACAAGCAGCTCCTCATCCAG TTCTCGTagccaatcagcagcagccACTCCTTCATCAGGCGGAGCCCCCAGACTGAGCTCCTCTCAGGCCCCCACCACCCCCGTGACCCCCGCTGCCTCAGCTGTGTCACCCACTACTGTGGCTCCCTCCACACCAG CCTCAGCTCAGACTCCTCTGGTCCCAGCCTCCGTTGGAAGTCCTGGCTCCCACCAGCCCATCCAGCTCAGTGACCTTCAGAGCATCCTGGCCACCATGAACGCAGCCACGGCGTCTGCTCCAGGATCAGCAG tGGATCTGGCCAGTGTCTGCACCCCCGAGATGATGGCTCCCATCCTCACTAATGCTGAGGTCCAGCAGAGGCTCCTGCCCTTCCTCCCCAGTGGAGAGAGTCTACTTCAGAGCGCTGAGGAGATCCCCAACACTCTGAACTCTCCTCAGTTCCAGCAG TCGATGAGCATGTTCAGCAGTGCCTTGGCCTCCGGGCAGCTCGGGCCCCTGATGACTCAGTTCGGTCTGCCGGCCGGCGCTGTGGACGCCGCCAACAGAGGAG ATGTGGAGGCGTTTGCCAGTGCCATGCAGAGCAGTAAAGGAGACTCGAAGGACAAGAAGGAGGACGACGAGGACATGAGTCTGGATTAG
- the adrm1 gene encoding proteasomal ubiquitin receptor ADRM1 isoform X2: protein MSSGALFPSLASGTRGSSSKYLVEFRAGKMTLKGNVVTPDKRKGTVYVQQSDDSLIHFCWKDRTNANVDDDLIIFPDDCEFKRVSQCTTGRVYVLKFKAGSKRLFFWMQEPKTDKDEENCRKVNEYLNNPPIPGAPGSGGGSGHELSALGGEGGLQNLLGNMSHNQLMQLIGPTGLGGLGLGALAGPGLANLLGGGGPATSSSSSSSRSQSAAATPSSGGAPRLSSSQAPTTPVTPAASAVSPTTVAPSTPASAQTPLVPASVGSPGSHQPIQLSDLQSILATMNAATASAPGSAVDLASVCTPEMMAPILTNAEVQQRLLPFLPSGESLLQSAEEIPNTLNSPQFQQSMSMFSSALASGQLGPLMTQFGLPAGAVDAANRGDVEAFASAMQSSKGDSKDKKEDDEDMSLD, encoded by the exons ATGTCGTCAGGTGCTCTCTTTCCCAGTCTGGCCAGTGGCACCAGAGGAAGCTCCAGCAAGTATCTGGTGGAGTTCCGAGCCGGTAAAATGACCCTGAAGGGAAACGTGGTGACGCCGGACAAACGCAAGGGCACGGTGTACGTCCAGCAGTCGGACGACTCGCTGATCCACTTCTGCTGGAAGGACAGGACCAATGCCAACGTGGATGAT GACCTGATCATCTTCCCTGATGACTGTGAATTTAAGCGTGTGAGCCAGTGCACCACGGGACGCGTCTATGTGCTGAAGTTCAAAGCCGGATCCAAGAGACTGTTCTTCTGGATGCag GAGCCGAAGACGGACAAGGACGAGGAGAACTGCCGTAAGGTGAACGAGTACCTGAACAACCCCCCCATTCCCGGGGCGCCAGGCAGCGGGGGGGGCAGTGGCCATGAACTCTCAGcgctgggaggagagggaggcctGCAAAACCTACTGGGAAATATGAGCCACAACCAGCTGATGCAGCTGATTGGACCAACCGGACTGGGTGGACTGG GCCTGGGAGCTCTAGCAGGACCAGGACTCGCCAACCTGCTGGGCGGGGGGGGACCGGCTACAAGCAGCTCCTCATCCAG TTCTCGTagccaatcagcagcagccACTCCTTCATCAGGCGGAGCCCCCAGACTGAGCTCCTCTCAGGCCCCCACCACCCCCGTGACCCCCGCTGCCTCAGCTGTGTCACCCACTACTGTGGCTCCCTCCACACCAG CCTCAGCTCAGACTCCTCTGGTCCCAGCCTCCGTTGGAAGTCCTGGCTCCCACCAGCCCATCCAGCTCAGTGACCTTCAGAGCATCCTGGCCACCATGAACGCAGCCACGGCGTCTGCTCCAGGATCAGCAG tGGATCTGGCCAGTGTCTGCACCCCCGAGATGATGGCTCCCATCCTCACTAATGCTGAGGTCCAGCAGAGGCTCCTGCCCTTCCTCCCCAGTGGAGAGAGTCTACTTCAGAGCGCTGAGGAGATCCCCAACACTCTGAACTCTCCTCAGTTCCAGCAG TCGATGAGCATGTTCAGCAGTGCCTTGGCCTCCGGGCAGCTCGGGCCCCTGATGACTCAGTTCGGTCTGCCGGCCGGCGCTGTGGACGCCGCCAACAGAGGAG ATGTGGAGGCGTTTGCCAGTGCCATGCAGAGCAGTAAAGGAGACTCGAAGGACAAGAAGGAGGACGACGAGGACATGAGTCTGGATTAG